A genomic region of Homalodisca vitripennis isolate AUS2020 chromosome 5, UT_GWSS_2.1, whole genome shotgun sequence contains the following coding sequences:
- the LOC124363580 gene encoding uncharacterized protein LOC124363580, with amino-acid sequence MADCAKCLKPISKTGKNSVKVDCVECKKPFHGKCVDLTPEDIKYYEDNQSIWRCSPCSKERRKSMAIESRSGSSITYDDIYSLVTDLRKDLKGIETNLGNSINTAFEEIKETKSLVSKQNEEMAALLELVNKLTAENSELKNRVSMLESRIEDSEQYSRRDTIEIHGVPVEKGEQVLEVVKSVGKALDLTIENSMVSACHRLRSRDGTDKPPGIIVKMTRRMDAESLLQRRRVKRNFSTHHIGLTASPAQPIYINESLCPGRRRLLNAARVVKGEKQYTYLWIRGGKILMRKAEKAPVKVINSQADLAKL; translated from the coding sequence ATGGCAGATTGTGCTAAGTGTTTGAAGCCCATATCTAAGACTGGCAAGAACTCTGTTAAAGTGGACTGTGTTGAATGTAAAAAGCCTTTTCATGGCAAGTGTGTTGATCTGACTCCTGAagacattaaatattatgaagaTAACCAATCTATCTGGCGGTGCTCTCCCTGCTCGAAGGAGCGTCGTAAGAGTATGGCTATTGAGTCTAGATCCGGATCGTCAATAACGTATGACGATATCTACAGTCTTGTGACTGACCTCAGAAAGGACTTAAAGGGGATTGAAACTAACCTAGGTAATTCAATCAACACTGCCTTTGAGGAAATAAAGGAAACTAAAAGTTTAGTCAGTAAACAGAATGAAGAAATGGCGGCTTTGCTAGAGCTCGTAAACAAACTAACTGCTGAAAATAGCGAACTAAAGAACAGAGTGTCTATGCTCGAAAGCCGTATAGAGGACAGTGAACAATATTCGAGAAGGGACACTATCGAAATACATGGTGTGCCAGTTGAAAAAGGCGAACAAGTGTTGGAAGTAGTCAAGTCGGTGGGGAAGGCATTAGATCTAACCATTGAAAATTCTATGGTTAGTGCTTGCCACAGGTTACGAAGTAGGGATGGAACTGACAAACCTCCCGGAATAATAGTTAAGATGACTCGACGTATGGACGCTGAATCTCTGCTGCAACGAAGACGTGTGAAGAGGAATTTTTCTACTCACCACATAGGCCTAACAGCAAGCCCTGCTCAGCCTATCTACATAAATGAAAGCCTATGTCCCGGAAGGCGCCGACTTCTGAATGCAGCTAGAGTTGTGAAAGGAGAAAAACAATACACATATTTATGGATACGGGGAGGCAAGATCCTTATGAGAAAGGCCGAAAAAGCTCCTGTGAAAGTGATAAATTCTCAAGCAGATCTAGCCAAACTGTGA